The nucleotide sequence TACGCCGCCGACCCGGGGCCGTCACGCGCCAGCGTCGCCACACTACCACGGAAGACGGACCGCACTCCGCCTTCCTTGTAAAGCTGACGTACGACATCGACACCACCGCTGTAGCGCGGCTTCTCACCGGGTGCGAGCTGCTTCTGACCCTGGACCTGCAGGATAACCTTGACGCGCTCAAAGGGTGCCGTGATGGCAGTCATTGGTATGGCGGAGAAGAAGCCGGCGGCAGAGATTTGCGCTATGGAGAGGGGACCGTCTCGGTTAGACGTCGCGCTGCGTACAAGAGTCTTGCCAAGGTCGTAACCCCAGAACGAGACGGCAACTGTGAAACAATACAACCAGTCACCTCGTTAGCTTTTCCTTGAGACATTCTCTTAAGTCTTTCCCGGGGTTGACGAAAAGTAAAACTTACACATGGGGGTGACACCAACGAGCGGCGCGCTCACTCCTGCGTACAGGCCTCTCATACCATCGCGCGCGATGCTCTTCCGGACGACATCGATGGCAGACGAGTAGACGCCCTTCTCGGCCGTTTGCAGGCGGACCTTGACGAGGTCAAAGGGATGGCCCACGACGACGGCGCAGACGCCTCCGAAGCCGCCCGCCGCGAACGAACGCAGTTGCGCAGCACCCGCCGAGGCCgcagccttggcctcggTCTTGAGCTCCTCCTTGGACTCTGGGATGTGGGGGATCGTGCTGCCGAGGGTCTTTGTGGAAGAGTCGCGCACCGTGTCTTTGACGGCGGCAAGGTCGCCCTGTTGCGAAGATGCTGACATGGCTGGACCTGGCGGATGTTTGATAGGTGACCGTGGTAAAAGGGTGTGTGAATCGTCGTTGAAGTAGAAGGAGTCGACGACTTGAGGGCAGGAAGAGGCCCGCGGCTATATGATCCTTTCCAATTGAGGGCTCAGATGTTTGTGCCTGTTTTCGTTTGCGCCACGCtaagataaaaaaacaagcttCGTGCTCGGTTGGTCTGGCCACAAGCTTCCACCGAGGAACAAGCAATAACCGACGACTACTCTGAGATCGAAGATTGACTTCCGGATGTACGACGTATAGTATATAGTAAATGGGTATTTGATCTATTTATCGAAAggtgaaggagacggaaaaTCAAATCCGACACCTCTGCTCGCAGGTAAAGAAAGCTGATTTTGGGTTCGGGACAATGGAGGACTTTTCTACGGAGAGACGGGCTTTTACTATAAGCTAAGAAATCccaccggcggcggccgacgTCACCTTAAAGAGCATGAATGGATCCAATTGAAtgtcgtggtggtggtagTGCGGTGCCTCGGCAAATGGGGGGTGGGTTCCCCAGTACCCCAAATTCAAATCCACCGTACAACGCGTTTGCAGGTTCGCGACGGCCTCCACTTCTGCTGACCTCTGTGGGGGCTATACCTGCCATGTAACAATTTGCGCAGTGGTTGACGCCGCATTATCACATGCGTGACGAACACGGGCGGAAACGAACACCTGACGTTCTTTGGCCAGTCTTACGGCCCTCCTGATATGTCATTCTTAACTAGGTAGGCTATGTAATTATTGCATTAAAACTTGACACTTATCTATCCAAGTGCAGAATGTCAAAAATCCGAACATGCACCATTTTATCATCCCATGTACTTCCCAACTGAACAAAACAACAGACTACCGTACATGCAACGGCTACCCACCAAGTCATCCACATTTGAGCGGAACAAGGCCGCACAGAATCGATTGTGGTACAAACCTCGGCAGCCATGGGATGACAAGACTATTTAAGTCATACAGGAGAGCAAGCGCTTGACTTTCACCCCTGCGCTACCCACAGTTCACGGGTAGTTCCgcctccaaaaaaaaaccctcacTTTCTACTATATTTACAATAAACAATCTGGACAGCCAAAGGTTTTAGCCGGTCAAGTAACCTAAAAGTTTGTACATCCACTGCTAATTGGCCATCATGTTCTAAAAAGGAAATATTTCATGCATCAGATGGCCCTCCTTTTTGCGTATCCAGCAATATCCCTCTTATCTTGCACAAACAAATGGTAGCGCAAGCTACATCGGATATGCATATAGCATCTACACCGTCTAAAGCACACTATAGCTCGGCTTGTGTCCGCCTGCAGGCCCTTGGCCGGGCATTGTCCTGTTCAGGCCGCACCAGCAGCTTGGGTCGCCTTCTCTTTCGACCTGCACCGTGATATCGATCCCCTTCGCCGCAAGATATGACCGAACGCGTTTTCCAACGTCTTCCATGTCCGCCCCACGGACTGCTGTCACGTGCATGACGCCCAGCAGATGATCCCCTGGGGCTGTGTGATTATCACCGCCGCTGCGGTCATCCATCCAGAATTTGGGAACCGCGTAGTTGGCAACACCACGCAATCCTGTGATGCCAGACAGCGTATCCCGCAGACCGTACTCAACCCGATCCGGGACCGTGAGGAGCAGCCGACGTGCTGAAGAGCTAACCAACGGCATGGCCGAGCCGAGGATCAGCACAGCGATCAAGAAGGATGCTAGCGGATCCCAGCCGGACCAGGGCCAATAGTAGGTCAGGGCGGTCGATACGATGACGGCCGCACTGCCTAGCGTGTCGGCCATAACGTGGAGGTAGATACCCATCATGTTCTCATTGTCGTGCGAGTGGCCTCCACAGCCCCCGTGGCTATGCCCGTGACCATGACCATGACCATGGTCATGTGAATGTGAGTGGCCATGGTCATGTCCGTGGTCGTGGTCGTGTGCATGGTCATGCGAGTGCCCATGGGAGTGGTGACCATGGTCATCGCCGCCATGATGATGGTGATGGCCAAAAGCCCACATGCCTATTAAGTTTACTGCAAGACCTGCCGAGCTCACAACGAATAGTTCGGCAAGTCTCTTGGTAGCACGGCCCTCCATGATTCTCTCGAACGATTCAAATATGATCTCAACACTGATCAATCTGCAGTTGTATTTCTGTCAGCAGCTCTTCCCCTCGTTTTTCATGTATGCTGCACAGGAAACTCACATGAGAAAAACACCGTTTGCAAACCCGCTCAACGTCTCAATCTTACCGAACCCATAAGGAAATCTTTCATTGGGTGCCCATTTGCTCGCAACAGATGCAAAAAGGCCAACTGCGAGCGCCACACAGTCGAAAAGCATATGTATGCTGTCACTCAAAAGGCCAAGCGAGTCGGTGGCGTAACCATAAAACGCCTGTACCATCATGAAGGAGAAATTGATGCTGTACAGTCTACGCATTAGTCCATGAGATCCAATGGACACACCGATGACCAGTTGAGAAAGAATATATGCATACCTCATGAAGTAAAATATCCTCCTGGAGTCCTTTTCCGTTACAATGGCATGTAACAAAGGCCATTTTGCTGTGAATGGTAGTATTAAGTTGGTAAACCTCGATCGCTCAGCGGAAGACCCATGGTCATGGACATGCGTGACGCCTTGCGCCGGAGCATCGTATTTGATATCAAAGCTCGCCTGCGAGGGCGTGAGTACGTGCTTCCCTCCACGGGTGGATGATGACACAAAGCCTTGGTTGGTCGAAATTGACATGGAGGATTTTTCTCGGCCATTTGCCTGCTCCGGGGAGCTATGGTGATGGTTGTCATGCATGTGTGAGTGGGAGTTAGAGTGCGAGTGCGAACAGCTATTTGTGTGGGCGTGGGCGTGGTCGTGAGAGTGCGAATGCGAATGTGAACGGGAGTGCGAGTGCGAGTGGCCGTGACCGCCATGATCGTGGGCATGGTTGTGGTCATGATTGTGGTCGTGATTGTGGTCATGGGTGGGGTTGTATCCATGGtaatcgtcgtcgtcgctatGGGTGAGTGGCTGCTCGCAGAGGCTCGACCTTTTTCTCGTGGTATGCTGACTTATGTGGCCAAAAGAGGGCGGCGAACCCGAGTGGGAATGCATATGGCCTGGAGCATGTTGAGAGTGTGGAATACTGGTCGGTAGCGCATATGAGGCCATCGTCAAAGACAGCTGAGATAGGGAGGCGATGTTCGGTTGCTAAGTGCACCTCGGAAAATCAAGGACCGAGGGTCGAGTGGTTCGAGAGAAAGTCCTGTTGATCCAAGGAGCTACAATGCCCCTGCAATGTATTTCCTTTTTATCATGAAGCTGAAGTCTGAACGACTTATGTAGGGAGGCAGATTGCGCTTCGTCCTGCTCAGGTTTGCGACGAGCTTCAGGGGGCGAGACCAGTCGATATACAGCTCGCTCGGCTCTATCTGTCGCAAGTGAGGGGGATTGACTTCGTGGTTGAGTTACGACTGAGACCTTGTGGGTTGTGGTGCTGGGCTAGTCTGTCGGCGCACCGGGCAAAAAGGATGATGGGTAGTAACCGTGGCGTTttcggcaccagcaccaccaaGTGGAAACTCTGCACAAAGTGAAGCAGGGAGGCAGATGAATAGCGGGCGCAGAAGGTTTGATTTGAATTGCTTAGCCGACCAGGAAGGCTAGAGTTACAGCACAAATGGCCCAGGCAAAGAAATGGGTACGAAGTGGATAGACGGTCACAAAGTTACAATTCGTCGATACGCTTCATGCAAATGTGAACGAATAAACAAAGAAAGGGGTCGACGCGGGCGCGGCAGGATCTCACCATCCAATCCCAGAGTTGATTCGCCTCGGCGCTGGGCAGGCTTGGCAGTCTACCCCGTACCTATCTCACAGGCGGATGCCCTCCGTGTCATGATTGTGCCGCCTTCCTCTTTTAGCACTCTTACCCCCCTGAGTTCAAGTGGGTCTCTCACTTACTGTAACGAGTTAGGCAGTTCTCTCTTTGCCCAACGTCCCGACATCGGGTATGGTGGGGCACATGCGAGATTAGTGTCTATCACGTTTGACTGATTGGCTGTAGCTTGacggtttttttcttcttttcttttgtttttgacgGATGCGTAGCGCATTCCAGTGCTGGAGTCATCACATGATGAAACCAACATCTGAAGCACCGTagtttgcttcaatcaatcCCAGTGTGAAGGAGCTTGGTGACATACAAACTAAGACCCGCAGGCCACCAGGCGCTTCATGCATATTCTATATTTTGCAGCTGCCTTccttaccttgcctacctacttaccttaACTGTTCTACCGCCTATCACAAAAGGTACCAAGCTGTACCCAAGTGCGAGGTCACTGGCTCCTTGGAGAAGCTACAACCAGCATGCGGCCAAGACCGTGCTGCTACAAGGTTCCCCGGTATCCTGACATCACCCTTCACATCGATTGACCCAGCTCGCACAGAGAAGCTCCCCACTAGTGAAGCTGCCCACGCTGTATTGTACATTAGGTAGGGTGTGCGCACTGATTTCCAGATCTTCCGAGATCTCGTGGTGCGGCTTGGTAAACGATTTCTCGCTAGTCTCATCCGAAGAGCAATAACATCGTCGAGAACAAGGTCTCGTGGCAGTTAATCGTGACGACTCTGTCCTACGTCAAGCGCACAGGATTCCTTTTgtctgtttgtttttttccaccTTGTTGTCGCTTGCTCTTTTTAAAGGACAAATCTGCGCTCCTCACCCCCTCCCCACATCACAGCCACGACTTGTGTGTTGATAGACACAACCACGATGGAATTGCACTTATAGATTTCAAATGACCGCTACTACTGCTGCGACTTGACAATTTTCATTTACTTACCCTGGGCTTTTTGGCCAACCGTTTAGTCGCAGTCCCTCGTATTTCGACGACTACGGCCAAAATGTGGACCTTCTTAATACTCTGCGCAATTTTGTTCTGCGGTGCTCTTCTGATACTTTTGCCTTCGAGATACTTGCACTCCTCATCCAAGATAGGCTCAAAGACGGATGTGTCTGTTCAAGTTCTAGTACTCGGAGACATCGGAAGGAGCCCAAGAGTCCAGTACCATGCCATGAGCATCGCGAAGCATGGGGGCCGGGTTGATCTCATCGGCTACCAAGGTAAGTCACTCTATGGCAACGGTTATGCGCAAATTGCTATTGCGGCTCTTTCAAGCTTCAGTTTCTAATCATTCACAGAGACTCCCCTTCATCCCGAGCTGCTCAAGTACCCCAAGGTCAGCGTGCGCTCACTGGACCCTCCGCCGCGTGTGTTGCGCTCAAAATCAATTCCCTTCATCATATCGGGTCCCCTCAAGGTCATCTGGCAGGTTTTTACTCTCATCCATGTTCTGGGATACGAGACGCCGCCGGCTCAGTGGCTACTCATTCAAAACCCGCCATCGATTCCGACTATGGCCGTCGCCACAGTCATTTCCAGGTGCCGCAATACTCGTCTCCTCATCGACTGGCACAACTATGGCTGGACAATTCTTTCGGGCACCCGCGGCGCCCGTCACCCTTTTGTGCGAATCTCCAAGCTTTATGAGTGTCTGTTTGGCCGCTTCGGCAGCGCCAACCTGACCGTCACGCACGCCATGGCAAGGCAGCTTAAGCGTGCGCCGTACGGCATCAAATCCCCCATAGTACCCATGCACGATCGGCCTGCGGCCATCTTCAAGCCCCTGAACGACCCCATGGCGAAGCTGGATATCCTCAGTCGCATCCTCGAGTCCCGCGACCTGGCGGCTGCCATAGTCGATAGGCGCACGCGCCTCATCGTAAGCAGCACGTCCTGGACCCCCGATGAGGACTTCAACCTGCTCCTCAGTGCTCTTGTCCAATATGCGAACAGCATGCAGGATGATAGCCAGATCATAGTACCTGTCGTAGCTGTGATCACGGGCAAGGGGCCCCAGAAGGCCATGTACGAAGCCAAGATTAAGAAGATGGCCGAGGACGGACTGGTACCCAACGTCACGATCCGAACTGCATTCCTGTCGTTCGAGGATTATGCCGCTCTTCTGGCTTCGGCGGACTTGGGTGTATGTCTACACATGTCGAGCTCGGGCGTTGATTTGCCCATGAAGGTCGTGGACATGTTTGGGGCAGGGCTCCCGGTGGTGGCCTACTCGGCCTATGAGAGTTTTTCGGAGCTTGTCCGCGAGGGAGAGAATGGTCGCGGTTTCGAGACTGCTGGCGAACTGACTGCGGAACTCACACGTCTGCTCAGCGTCGAGGGCCAGGAAGAATTGAAGCATCTCCGTCAAGGTGCCGTTTTGGAAGGCAGCAGGCGATGGGACGAGGAATGGGATGCATCGGTCGCGCGTATTCTGGGTCTTGTCGAATGATAAAGGAATTACTAGCGCGAATAACTTTGACAGCATTGCGATGGCGTTGGTTTCTGATCTATTAAGTTCTAATTCTTCTGAAGGACGAGAGGCTGAATTACACCACAGTACATAACGGGGTCTTCGTAATAGTGGCAAATTATCAGAACTTATGGAGTCATCAATATTTAAAAATGCCACGCTGAAACGTGAACTATTCTCTCAGAGACGCGAAATCTCGATACTAAACAAAGTCACAGAGCCTACCAAGCCATAACCTCCATTAACGCCATGCCCGGTCATCATGCTATCCATGTGATACTACCAGGCCATGCTTCAAGAAACGTCGCCTCCTGTTGCGTGCCCTATAAGTCCTCTCCCGTACTCTCACGGACACATTTCCTTACAATTTTCCTGAATTCTTTGGGATCTTCCCTAAGCAGCCTTGCCGCCTCGACGTTGGCTGGGCTTTCAACGTTCAAGTCCGAAAACAAACTGATGACGCTCAGCAGTATTGTCTCGGGAGTTTGTACGGGGCTCCAGCGCTCCGATGCTGCCTCGTAACCGTACTTATCTTCCTCGGGCGGGTGAAGGATGCTAATGCAGAGCACACCGTTGTCGTAGATGTTTGGGTGGAAAGGTATCGGCTTCTGAAAGGTCATGCTCGGTGGAAGATGAGGGTACGTCGGGGGAAAGGAAAGTCGGGCTCGGAAGTTGGCGCCTAGTAAGGGGGGTTTTAGTGACATGATCAAACAACTGTTCGAGGAATGCGACTGGACTTGTCGGTTGACACCTGGGGCTTTACATACCACCGTAGAATTTTACATCGTCATCGATCATGAGCATAACGTTCCATTCGAAAAGGTTGGAGTCGTTAACTAGGCCAACTGAGAACCTTGGATTGTTGTCTCTCTGCATCTGTTTAAGCTGCCTGCCTAAGAGGAGAGCGGCTGCTGATGTTGACtgagacgaggacgaggcgcCGTTGTAAGACATGGCTGCGAGAGTATGACGGCAGGCGCACCGCCTAAATTCCACCGGTAGTGCACGAGTGCGATTCCTTTCCAATCTCAGTGTCTGATGTGAATCGCGGGTACAGAAGTGAGcaaggtaggcaaggtatgTATGATCTGTAGCAATTACAGACCAAAGCACTTCTTGAGGGTATTCCCAAAGCAGAGAGTCGACGGTATAGACTAGGCTAGTCTGTATAGGTATGGTGCAGAGCGGAGGTCGGCTGGCGGTCACGCGGCCTTTGGTGGACTGAATCTTTAACCAGCGGCCCTAGTACCTTAGTCGAGGCGGCGACAAGCGGCGACCAGGGTTAAAAAGGTGTCGGGCGGGGTAGTGACAAATTGGCTGCAAGTGATTGAGTTTTGCGGTGTTGGTGCCGGGTCGGATAGGTGTATAATGAAAGTCGCCTGGCAATAATTTAAACAATATTTCGAAAGTATCCTTCAAAATGGTCTTGTCCAGTCACAACATCGAGGCTAAAAGATGGAAGAGTTCCAGATTGCAGTTGCACAGCATGAATGGACTCGAGAGAATGCTATAAGCGCGCACTTTGCGGTACCGTACCAGATGTGAGTCAGGGGGAATGGTGGGGGCGATATTGCTGACTTACAAGGGGGACCCCTGGGGCGAAGGCGTGCGACTGCCCCATGCTGAATAGAGAGGCCACGGCCGCGCCGGACCAGGCGTTAAGTTAATGCTTCTGTTCATGATCAGCAAAGTTGCGGCCTTCCACGAATGATGCGCATACTCGTGGGAATCGGTTTCTCGGACAACATGCTGTAAAGCTCTTTGAAACAGCCTGCGAGAGCCAATATTGGCTGTCTGTCTGGGTATCAGTTTTAAAGCCAAGTATTGTACCTATACAATGCCACCGAAAGTaacgccaaaacaaacacaaAGTCGTTCACCTTCTCGGCAATTCCAACCAACTAGTCAAACATCATACTCCACAGGACTCCGAAATCAGTTCATGCCACTACTTTTGCTTCGAGGTTCCAAACCCGGCTATTCCCATCATGGCCATCATGTCGTCCTCCTCATGCTCGCCTTCTATCCTCACATCATCGCCATACTCAGTCTTGACCTGGCTGGCAGCTTCTTTCTCGGCTCGTTTGCGCTCCGCCAGCTCGTGCCTCTTTCTCCTCTTTTCCTccctctccttctcctcctcttcttttCGCAGCTCAAGCCTCTCGTCGAGCTTGAACACTGTTTGCTTTTTCCTATTCTCCTGTCTCCTCCACAGCTTCTCAATTCTCTCGTGGACCTCCTCGGCCGTAGCTGCCTGCACGTTCATGTTCCGCCCAGTCGCGATCTGGTGCTGCGGCGTGTTGATGTGCTCCAGCATCTGAATATTGTCCTTGAATGTGAGATCGCACGCCTCGCAGTAGAAGCCCGCGCCGCGTCCACGCTTGCCCTGGCCCGCCCCAGCCGGCACCAGCATCGTCTTGCCGACCTGCGCACTAAAGTCCATCATCTCGGAACGCGCCGACGTGAACTCTTCGTCGCCCGTCATCGGCTTGTGGTACTTTTTGCCCGCCAGCTTTGCCTCGTAGCGGGCTTTGCGCTCGGCGGCCTCGGATTCATCACGCTCTTTAGCCCTTGCTGCGTACTCTTCAGGGTTGCGCGTCTTGCGAAAGGATGTGTCCCCCGCCGGGGTGCCATATGCGGAGCTGTTTTTCGACATGTTCGCGTATGTTCAAGCCGGACAGACTGCTGGTTTTCTTGATGTCGGGCGTATTATTGTCGACTGtggctatttttttttaagaaTTTTGACCAGGGTGTCACGAATACCGAACCTGGCGGCGGCCAATGCAAGGTAAGAAATTTGTGGGCAGTAAGGTGTCGGCGAAAGCTTTCTTTAGTCGCGCTGGTGATCTTTCGGCCGAACAAGACGTTGCTTGACCCATCAGGCAATTCCGACAGTGGATTCCTTCCACTGCATACCCACCTTTCCCACTACCTACCCTAGACTACCTAAATTTCCTGCCATGGTGGGGTAGGTCCGACCGCGGGGGCCATTTTTCGCAATATTTTGATGTTCCTGTCGCATTATACTTTCTCACAGGCCGGCCTTGCGTCGCAAGATATTGTCAAGTTGTAGCATTGCCAAGGATTTTTATTCGTCGCAATGCTTTATCTCATCGGCCTAGGTCTCTCGGACGAGACCGATATCACGGTCAAGGGTCTCGAGATCGTCAAGACGGCGGCTCGAGTTTACCTCGAGGCATACACAAGCATCCTACTTGTCGACCAGAAAGTTTTGGTGCGTTGCGTCGCGTGCTCGCATTACTACATGTTTACCAGCTCCCAACACCCTGGAGATGTCGCCCTAACAATCCCTGGTGAACAGTAGGAATCCTACTATGGCCGCTCTATAGAAGTTGCCGATCGCGAGATGGTCGAGTCCAACAGCGACGAAATCCTCCGGAATGCCGCGACAGAAGATGTTGCGTTTCTTGTCGTTGGAGATCCTTTCGGGTATGCATCATCTGACTTAGCTCAAAATATCTCGCTGTGCTCGACGCCGTATCTAAAAAATGCCATTACTCCAGTGCAACGACACATACGGACCTGGTTATCCGCGCACGTCAGCTCCAGATTCCAATCCGCACGATTCCCAACGCCTCCATTATGTCTGCCATCGGCGCATGTG is from Pyricularia oryzae 70-15 chromosome 2, whole genome shotgun sequence and encodes:
- a CDS encoding carnitine/acyl carnitine carrier, which gives rise to MSASSQQGDLAAVKDTVRDSSTKTLGSTIPHIPESKEELKTEAKAAASAGAAQLRSFAAGGFGGVCAVVVGHPFDLVKVRLQTAEKGVYSSAIDVVRKSIARDGMRGLYAGVSAPLVGVTPMFAVSFWGYDLGKTLVRSATSNRDGPLSIAQISAAGFFSAIPMTAITAPFERVKVILQVQGQKQLAPGEKPRYSGGVDVVRQLYKEGGVRSVFRGSVATLARDGPGSAAYFAAYEYIKRKLSPVDPVTGKPSGELSLMAITCAGAAAGVAMWIPVFPVDTVKSRLQTAEGNVTIGGVIRGLYAKGGYKAFFPGFGPALARAVPANAATFLGVELAHQAMNKVFD
- a CDS encoding cation efflux protein/zinc transporter — translated: MASYALPTSIPHSQHAPGHMHSHSGSPPSFGHISQHTTRKRSSLCEQPLTHSDDDDYHGYNPTHDHNHDHNHDHNHAHDHGGHGHSHSHSRSHSHSHSHDHAHAHTNSCSHSHSNSHSHMHDNHHHSSPEQANGREKSSMSISTNQGFVSSSTRGGKHVLTPSQASFDIKYDAPAQGVTHVHDHGSSAERSRFTNLILPFTAKWPLLHAIVTEKDSRRIFYFMSINFSFMMVQAFYGYATDSLGLLSDSIHMLFDCVALAVGLFASVASKWAPNERFPYGFGKIETLSGFANGVFLILISVEIIFESFERIMEGRATKRLAELFVVSSAGLAVNLIGMWAFGHHHHHGGDDHGHHSHGHSHDHAHDHDHGHDHGHSHSHDHGHGHGHGHSHGGCGGHSHDNENMMGIYLHVMADTLGSAAVIVSTALTYYWPWSGWDPLASFLIAVLILGSAMPLVSSSARRLLLTVPDRVEYGLRDTLSGITGLRGVANYAVPKFWMDDRSGGDNHTAPGDHLLGVMHVTAVRGADMEDVGKRVRSYLAAKGIDITVQVEREGDPSCWCGLNRTMPGQGPAGGHKPSYSVL
- a CDS encoding chitobiosyldiphosphodolichol beta-mannosyltransferase codes for the protein MWTFLILCAILFCGALLILLPSRYLHSSSKIGSKTDVSVQVLVLGDIGRSPRVQYHAMSIAKHGGRVDLIGYQETPLHPELLKYPKVSVRSLDPPPRVLRSKSIPFIISGPLKVIWQVFTLIHVLGYETPPAQWLLIQNPPSIPTMAVATVISRCRNTRLLIDWHNYGWTILSGTRGARHPFVRISKLYECLFGRFGSANLTVTHAMARQLKRAPYGIKSPIVPMHDRPAAIFKPLNDPMAKLDILSRILESRDLAAAIVDRRTRLIVSSTSWTPDEDFNLLLSALVQYANSMQDDSQIIVPVVAVITGKGPQKAMYEAKIKKMAEDGLVPNVTIRTAFLSFEDYAALLASADLGVCLHMSSSGVDLPMKVVDMFGAGLPVVAYSAYESFSELVREGENGRGFETAGELTAELTRLLSVEGQEELKHLRQGAVLEGSRRWDEEWDASVARILGLVE
- a CDS encoding ubiquitin-conjugating enzyme, translated to MSYNGASSSSQSTSAAALLLGRQLKQMQRDNNPRFSVGLVNDSNLFEWNVMLMIDDDVKFYGGANFRARLSFPPTYPHLPPSMTFQKPIPFHPNIYDNGVLCISILHPPEEDKYGYEAASERWSPVQTPETILLSVISLFSDLNVESPANVEAARLLREDPKEFRKIVRKCVRESTGEDL